GACAGGAGGAGACACTGGTTTGGGATGatagcagcagcctggagaagtgaCAAGGGCGTGGCACGGAGGAGAACAGGCATGAATGGGTTGGATCTGGGGCTGAGGCATTGCCCCTCCATGGCCATCATAAAGtataaaaacatcaaataaGTGATAAAAGTTGGCAGGGAGCAGCGGGCTCTTGTCACCCATGCATCTCTGGCGTGACGATGAGCAGAGTCTAGAGCCCAGTGAACAGCTTCAGCCGTGTGCTGCGATGCTTTACGCTGCCACCTAAgtgcctggctgtgtccccaaTCCGTGGCGAGCTCCGGGGCCATTTCCACTGACTTCAAATAAGTAAAATCTGTATTAAACATTAATAAACATCCATGACCATTCCACATGTGGAATATCTAAAAGAACCTGTCCCGAGAGCGCTGGGCTCTCCCTTGCAGCTGCGGACTCTACTGGGAGAAGATGCCCTTGAAGCGGATCTTGTCTTCGGCATCCTTCTCCCGCAGCCGCGCTTCCAGGCTCCGCAGCTCCTTGGAGACCACGGGGCGCAGCGAGGGGTCGAGAGCCAGGACTTTGGCAAAGTCGGCCTGCGCCTCGGCCACGTTCCACACGGCTGCATGGGCCTTGCCCCGCTTGAAGTAGGCCTTGACATTGTCTGTGGGTAGAGAGTCAGGGTCAGTGGAGCATGGGGGGTCTCCTGGTGCCTGCCACAGCCACCTGGGATGGCTCATAGCTCCTTACCCTCGTACTTGTTGAGGATGGAGGAGCAGTGGTCCAGTACCTCGTAGTACTCCTCACACTGCAGCTTGCATTGGCAGTAGTTTAAGAGCAGGGGTGTGATCTTCTGGTCGAGCTCGATCCAGTCCGGAGAGCCCGGTTGCTCCTGTGGCAGACAGAACAGGGAGAGTGAGGGGCAGCTCTCAAGCCCTGCATTCCTGGGAATGCCTGTGTACATCTGGGGAGACTCACCTTCATCTGCAGGTTCTTGAGACAGGCGATGGCATCATAGTATTTGGAAGCTGCCTCGGACACCTTGCCCTGCCGGTACAGCTCGTTGCCTTCCTTGTGGATCTGGGGAACagcctggagcttctcctcATCTGTCATGGCCCATGGGTCCTGCTGGTAGGAGCCAGGTGGCTCCACCTGCCAGCACCCCATCATGGAATCAGAGAACAGgatcatggaattgtttaggttggagaAGACGTCTAGGATCATCGAGTcctgcactgccaaggccactaCTAAACCACGTCCCACATGCCacatctgtgtgttttctggACACTTCCACCCTGAGCTCCCCATGCTGGCACCTCACCTTCAGCACCTCGATGTCGAAGATGAGGGGCTGGGGGTTCTTCTGGAGCTCGTCGAGGTCGGGGTACCCCAGGGAGTAGTGCTCGTGCATCTGGGCAATGCTGCAGCAGTGCCGCTGCCCCTCCAGCGGGTCCTTCCCTGCTGCGATGTTCCGCAGGCTCTTGGACACTAGCGGGTAAAGCAACACGTGCTGCGGGAGGGAAGGGAGGCGAAATTTgaggggggcgggggggggggcGAGAATATCAGGATGTTCCAGCCTCGCACCCCGCGGCTGGAGCGCACTGGGGCGCCCGCCACCCGCGCCTACAACAGAAAGTCACCGCCCACCCGCTCGGGCCACG
This sequence is a window from Parus major isolate Abel chromosome 5, Parus_major1.1, whole genome shotgun sequence. Protein-coding genes within it:
- the AIP gene encoding AH receptor-interacting protein isoform X2, with protein sequence MEQQVEQLRADGVDKEVLREGTGPLPDFCDGTKATFHYRTLRCGDEETPVDDSRARGKPMELIAGKKFKLPVWEAALRTMRPGERARFRCDAKHVLLYPLVSKSLRNIAAGKDPLEGQRHCCSIAQMHEHYSLGYPDLDELQKNPQPLIFDIEVLKVEPPGSYQQDPWAMTDEEKLQAVPQIHKEGNELYRQGKVSEAASKYYDAIACLKNLQMKEQPGSPDWIELDQKITPLLLNYCQCKLQCEEYYEVLDHCSSILNKYEDNVKAYFKRGKAHAAVWNVAEAQADFAKVLALDPSLRPVVSKELRSLEARLREKDAEDKIRFKGIFSQ
- the AIP gene encoding AH receptor-interacting protein isoform X1, which gives rise to MEQQVEQLRADGVDKEVLREGTGPLPDFCDGTKATFHYRTLRCGDEETPVDDSRARGKPMELIAGKKFKLPVWEAALRTMRPGERARFRCDAKHVLLYPLVSKSLRNIAAGKDPLEGQRHCCSIAQMHEHYSLGYPDLDELQKNPQPLIFDIEVLKVEPPGSYQQDPWAMTDEEKLQAVPQIHKEGNELYRQGKVSEAASKYYDAIACLKNLQMKEQPGSPDWIELDQKITPLLLNYCQCKLQCEEYYETMSRPTSSGARPMQPCGTWPRRRPTLPKSWLSTPRCAPWSPRSCGAWKRGCGRRMPKTRSASRASSPSRVRSCKGEPSALGTGSFRYSTCGMVMDVY